One Streptomyces drozdowiczii DNA segment encodes these proteins:
- a CDS encoding DNA-binding response regulator translates to MMRGALALLLGLEPDIEVVAQVGAGDEIVAAALASRPDVALLDIELPGRSGLDAATDLREEVPDCRVLILTTFGRPGYLRRAMEAGAAGFLVKDGPVEDLAEAVRRVLAGETVVDPALAAAALSSGASPLTARERDALVASADGATVADIAAKLHLSESTVRNYLSSAIGKTGTRNRMEAVRAARQQGWL, encoded by the coding sequence ATGATGCGCGGCGCGCTCGCCCTGCTGCTCGGGCTGGAGCCGGACATCGAGGTGGTGGCCCAGGTCGGCGCGGGCGACGAGATCGTGGCGGCCGCGCTGGCCTCCCGGCCGGATGTGGCGCTGCTGGACATCGAGCTGCCGGGGCGCAGCGGGCTCGACGCGGCGACCGACCTGCGCGAGGAGGTCCCGGACTGCCGGGTGCTGATCCTCACCACCTTCGGCCGGCCCGGTTATCTGCGCCGGGCGATGGAGGCGGGGGCGGCGGGCTTCCTGGTGAAGGACGGCCCGGTCGAGGATTTGGCCGAGGCGGTCCGCCGGGTGCTCGCCGGGGAGACGGTGGTCGATCCGGCGCTGGCCGCCGCGGCGCTCAGCTCGGGGGCGAGTCCGCTCACCGCGCGGGAGCGGGACGCGCTGGTCGCGTCGGCGGACGGGGCGACGGTCGCCGACATCGCCGCGAAACTGCATCTGTCAGAATCAACGGTCCGCAATTACCTTTCGTCGGCGATCGGCAAGACGGGCACCCGCAACCGCATGGAGGCGGTCCGCGCCGCCCGGCAGCAGGGCTGGCTCTGA